A portion of the Shewanella sp. SNU WT4 genome contains these proteins:
- a CDS encoding ABC transporter permease: MNVMLITKESLTLSLMSLKVFLAHYRHKPLQAGSILLGIILAVTLLIGVKATNENAVRSYSEATELLSRQATAYILPPSSTGTLDESQYFVLRQAGLPVLAVLDGQVLDDQGQRWQINGSDIIAATALLRSAKLRSAKASPQESSASANSHIDKQQDAMPDLPLGRLLQGQMLAMVSQSLADRLTAKGVNQPRDSATGNKTTNKTSNNSASLVLAGQTISLQPLPDSAGLGHNILLDIGVAQQLLNLPGRLSYIAVMTDDPLMLAQVERLLRAGNSLKMGDQGEALTELTASFHLNLQAMAMLAFVVGLFIAYNGIRYSLMKRQRLLLKLLQAGVTRQTLMLALLLELLLLVLVGASLGFVLGLQLSQWLQPMVAMTLEQLYGARLLPGYWQLAWLGEAIALTLAAAILACIPLYRALTTQSLARAGTQYTQSLIQYRSHKLQFITACILMSGAAALIPFSTDYRYSLALLGVLTLAMPLLLPQLMLWLVNLLEKFAPKGLVQYLLAETRELTAPLALAMMALLLALSANVSMNTLVGSFEQTLKSWMDNRLHADLYIRPNPDDTDKIEQWLRQTKGINSVSIQWEGFSHISLSHQSDIQGDIQSEGSLTQNGAALALPRHRVMLLARDDEAMQATVSIKAASATHWEELLQGQSLMLSEPLALRHNIKVGDRLQLGATEHLFPEGLTVSAIYYDYGKPLGEVMISEGLWQKAGLSNKQRNFAVNWQGDIEQLQLQLQQQGIASAMMYSQGKIKTEAIKLFKRTFSITVVLNSLTLIVAAIGLFSASMMLMQNRQAPLARLYALGVPRPQLFAMVSIQMLLMVLMTCLLALPAGAILGWLLIHKVTLQAFGWSIVMVWDWWAYVQVSLLALLACATAVAIPLIRQTRRPLISSLQQEVL, from the coding sequence ATGAACGTCATGCTTATCACGAAAGAGTCGCTCACCCTAAGCTTGATGAGCCTTAAGGTGTTTCTGGCCCATTATCGCCATAAACCGCTGCAAGCGGGCTCGATTTTGCTCGGCATTATTTTAGCGGTCACTTTACTCATAGGCGTTAAAGCCACCAATGAAAATGCGGTGCGCAGCTACAGCGAAGCCACAGAACTCTTAAGTCGCCAAGCCACAGCGTATATCTTGCCACCAAGCTCGACGGGCACTTTAGATGAGTCGCAATATTTTGTGTTGCGACAAGCAGGTTTACCCGTGCTTGCGGTATTAGACGGCCAAGTTTTAGATGACCAAGGGCAGCGCTGGCAGATTAATGGCAGCGACATCATAGCTGCCACCGCACTATTAAGAAGCGCAAAATTAAGAAGCGCAAAAGCCAGCCCCCAAGAGAGTTCAGCATCAGCCAACAGCCATATTGATAAACAGCAAGATGCCATGCCGGACTTGCCTTTAGGGCGCTTATTGCAAGGGCAAATGCTCGCCATGGTTAGCCAAAGTCTGGCTGACAGGTTAACGGCCAAGGGAGTCAATCAACCAAGAGACAGTGCTACTGGCAATAAAACCACTAACAAAACTAGCAATAACTCAGCCTCATTGGTGCTGGCAGGCCAAACCATCAGCTTACAACCTTTGCCTGATAGCGCGGGGCTTGGCCACAATATCTTGCTAGATATTGGCGTGGCGCAGCAGCTATTAAATTTACCGGGGCGGCTTAGCTATATAGCAGTGATGACTGACGACCCACTGATGCTCGCGCAGGTCGAGCGCTTACTGCGTGCAGGTAACAGCTTAAAAATGGGCGACCAAGGCGAGGCATTAACTGAGCTTACCGCCAGTTTTCACCTTAATTTACAAGCCATGGCCATGCTGGCATTTGTGGTCGGTTTATTTATTGCCTATAACGGCATTCGCTATAGCCTAATGAAGCGCCAACGCTTATTGCTTAAATTGCTACAAGCTGGGGTCACGCGCCAAACCTTAATGCTGGCATTGCTGCTAGAACTGTTACTACTTGTGCTCGTTGGCGCGAGCCTTGGATTTGTTTTAGGGCTGCAACTGAGCCAATGGTTGCAACCTATGGTGGCCATGACATTGGAGCAACTCTATGGCGCTCGTTTGCTGCCAGGTTATTGGCAACTTGCTTGGTTAGGTGAAGCCATAGCGCTAACTTTAGCTGCGGCAATACTTGCCTGCATTCCTTTATACCGCGCGCTCACAACGCAATCATTAGCCCGCGCTGGCACTCAATATACTCAAAGCCTTATTCAGTATCGCAGCCACAAACTGCAATTTATAACGGCTTGCATCTTAATGTCTGGCGCAGCGGCGCTCATCCCTTTCAGCACAGATTATCGCTACAGCTTAGCGCTCCTTGGCGTGCTGACGTTAGCTATGCCCTTGCTATTACCTCAGCTGATGTTATGGCTAGTTAATTTACTGGAGAAATTTGCGCCAAAAGGGCTAGTTCAGTATTTATTGGCCGAAACCCGTGAGCTAACAGCGCCGCTCGCCCTTGCCATGATGGCGCTGCTACTGGCGCTAAGCGCTAATGTCTCGATGAATACTTTGGTTGGCAGCTTTGAACAAACCTTAAAATCTTGGATGGATAATCGCCTCCATGCAGATTTATATATACGCCCGAACCCTGATGACACAGATAAGATTGAGCAGTGGCTGCGCCAAACCAAAGGCATTAATAGTGTATCTATTCAATGGGAAGGCTTTAGCCATATAAGCCTCTCTCATCAAAGCGATATTCAAGGCGATATTCAAAGTGAAGGCTCATTAACTCAAAATGGCGCCGCGCTTGCATTGCCGCGCCATAGAGTCATGCTGTTAGCCCGCGATGATGAGGCTATGCAGGCAACGGTATCTATCAAAGCGGCGAGCGCAACACACTGGGAAGAACTGCTCCAAGGTCAAAGCCTAATGCTAAGCGAGCCCTTGGCATTAAGGCATAACATCAAGGTTGGCGATCGCCTGCAATTAGGTGCTACTGAACACTTGTTCCCCGAGGGTCTAACCGTCAGCGCTATTTATTATGACTATGGCAAACCCTTAGGCGAAGTGATGATAAGTGAAGGCCTATGGCAAAAGGCAGGGCTATCCAATAAGCAGCGCAACTTTGCCGTGAACTGGCAAGGCGATATCGAGCAATTGCAATTACAGTTGCAACAGCAAGGCATAGCTAGCGCCATGATGTACAGCCAAGGCAAGATAAAAACCGAAGCGATTAAACTGTTTAAACGCACTTTTTCTATTACCGTCGTACTTAACAGCTTGACCTTAATCGTTGCCGCCATTGGTCTCTTTAGTGCCAGCATGATGCTCATGCAAAACCGCCAAGCGCCACTGGCGCGCCTCTACGCCTTAGGTGTGCCTCGCCCGCAACTGTTTGCCATGGTGAGCATACAAATGCTGCTAATGGTATTAATGACTTGCCTCTTGGCATTGCCGGCAGGCGCCATCCTTGGCTGGTTACTCATACATAAAGTCACCCTGCAAGCGTTTGGCTGGAGCATAGTCATGGTGTGGGATTGGTGGGCCTATGTGCAGGTGAGCCTACTGGCGTTATTGGCCTGCGCCACTGCCGTCGCGATTCCGTTAATCCGCCAAACCCGCCGACCATTAATCAGTAGCTTGCAGCAGGAGGTGCTCTAA
- a CDS encoding lipocalin-like domain-containing protein, translated as MLKRLIFSALLLTTACEPIDNLSDISNPESNSMGKFMGSGAHDPNEASYAKVLPQTPIVFPEDHQAHNDYRIEWWYLTANLTTEQGESLGLQWTQFRVATATSPAPERESVNAPSPNAWATEQLYLAHSAVTTQKQHLASERWSRGHPQLAGVASSPLRVFIDDWQWRSASNDLFPATLNGRDEAFSYQLQLNSQAPYQLQGTNGYSIKSADGTVASHYYSQPFIDVSGEVTIEGKVVPVTGQAWLDREWSSQFLTQGQQGWDWFALRLNQDTALMLFQLRGDGSEQAHFYAGRLMHRDGQGESLTSSDIKVTALETHDIDGKTIPVAWQVEVAKHQIDVTVSALNTNALMPLSIRYWEGPVTLTGTHQGVGYMELTGY; from the coding sequence ATGCTTAAGAGACTGATCTTTAGCGCGCTACTGTTAACCACAGCCTGCGAACCAATAGATAATCTAAGTGACATAAGTAATCCAGAAAGTAACAGCATGGGTAAGTTTATGGGTTCAGGTGCTCACGACCCAAATGAAGCAAGCTATGCCAAGGTATTGCCGCAAACTCCTATTGTTTTTCCAGAAGATCATCAAGCGCATAATGATTATCGTATTGAGTGGTGGTATCTCACTGCTAACCTGACTACCGAGCAAGGCGAAAGCTTAGGGCTACAATGGACGCAGTTTCGAGTCGCGACAGCCACAAGCCCAGCGCCAGAGCGCGAAAGTGTTAATGCTCCCAGCCCCAATGCTTGGGCGACTGAGCAGCTATACCTAGCCCATAGCGCTGTCACTACCCAAAAGCAGCATCTTGCCAGTGAACGTTGGTCCCGCGGCCACCCCCAATTAGCAGGGGTGGCTAGCTCGCCGCTACGCGTATTTATTGATGATTGGCAGTGGCGTAGCGCTAGCAATGACTTGTTCCCCGCCACACTTAATGGTCGCGATGAAGCCTTTAGCTATCAACTGCAACTAAACAGCCAAGCGCCCTATCAACTGCAAGGCACTAATGGCTATAGCATTAAAAGCGCCGATGGCACTGTTGCCTCGCACTATTACAGCCAGCCGTTTATTGATGTTAGTGGTGAAGTGACTATTGAAGGCAAAGTGGTGCCAGTGACAGGTCAAGCTTGGCTTGATAGAGAGTGGAGCTCGCAGTTTTTAACCCAAGGCCAGCAAGGCTGGGACTGGTTTGCACTGCGCTTAAATCAAGATACAGCGCTAATGCTATTTCAGCTACGAGGTGATGGCAGTGAGCAAGCTCACTTTTATGCCGGCCGCTTAATGCACCGCGACGGTCAAGGCGAAAGTTTGACATCAAGTGACATAAAAGTCACAGCGCTAGAAACCCATGACATAGATGGCAAAACCATACCCGTAGCATGGCAAGTCGAAGTCGCGAAACATCAGATTGATGTCACTGTCAGTGCGCTCAACACTAACGCCTTAATGCCATTATCGATTCGCTATTGGGAAGGACCGGTCACTCTTACCGGCACTCACCAAGGCGTTGGCTATATGGAGCTCACAGGTTATTAA
- a CDS encoding TDT family transporter, whose amino-acid sequence MPTPHVAQYSKEIGPNWFASVMGTGIIANAAVGLPLFGERLQGFAIVVWVIAALMLVLLLVLKVTQAIARPHVLRRQFNDGVMAQFFGAPPMAMLTVAGGAVLVGHHVLPPNIAINIAWVLWSLGTIAGVLTAIVIPYLHFTRYEMQQDAASGGWLMPVVPPMVSATIGALLIPHASSLALQQSLLYGCYALFGLSLLASLIIITLIWSRLAHSGSSGSARVPTLWIVLGPLGQSITAIGSLGVVAMQVLPAPLSVSFHTMALLYGVPVWGFAVFWSMIAALLTLRSIYRNMPFALTWWAFTFPVGTCVTGTTQLAHYTGLDMFTWGAVALFIGLLCAWLIATLGTIRGLKHGRILLVPTAAPAIKAQKMRLSRLNHSELLSPSLSSSAF is encoded by the coding sequence ATGCCAACTCCTCACGTTGCTCAGTACAGCAAAGAAATCGGGCCCAACTGGTTTGCCTCTGTCATGGGCACTGGCATTATTGCCAATGCAGCGGTGGGATTACCGTTATTTGGTGAAAGACTCCAAGGTTTTGCCATCGTGGTATGGGTCATCGCCGCGCTAATGCTAGTGCTATTACTTGTGCTTAAAGTGACTCAAGCCATAGCTCGCCCCCATGTATTGCGTCGCCAATTTAATGATGGCGTGATGGCGCAGTTTTTTGGCGCGCCGCCCATGGCTATGTTAACTGTGGCTGGCGGCGCTGTGCTGGTTGGGCATCACGTGTTGCCGCCAAATATCGCTATTAATATTGCCTGGGTGCTATGGTCACTTGGCACTATCGCAGGCGTGTTGACCGCGATTGTCATTCCTTATTTGCACTTTACCCGTTATGAAATGCAACAGGATGCGGCCTCTGGCGGCTGGTTAATGCCTGTGGTGCCGCCTATGGTGTCGGCCACGATAGGCGCCTTGTTAATTCCCCATGCGAGTAGTTTAGCGCTGCAGCAAAGCTTGCTCTATGGCTGCTACGCCTTGTTTGGCTTAAGTTTGCTGGCATCTCTTATTATTATCACCTTAATTTGGAGCCGCTTAGCTCACTCAGGTTCTTCTGGTAGCGCCCGCGTGCCAACCTTATGGATAGTCTTGGGGCCACTTGGTCAGTCCATCACGGCCATAGGCAGTTTAGGTGTGGTTGCTATGCAGGTCTTGCCGGCGCCATTAAGCGTTAGTTTTCATACCATGGCGTTACTCTATGGCGTGCCTGTGTGGGGGTTTGCTGTGTTTTGGTCCATGATAGCGGCGCTGCTGACGCTGCGATCAATCTATCGCAACATGCCGTTTGCCTTAACTTGGTGGGCATTTACCTTTCCTGTGGGCACTTGCGTGACGGGAACGACGCAATTGGCGCACTACACTGGCCTTGATATGTTCACTTGGGGCGCAGTGGCCTTATTTATTGGCTTATTGTGTGCTTGGTTGATTGCCACGCTTGGCACCATTCGTGGCTTAAAGCATGGGCGGATTTTACTGGTGCCGACGGCGGCGCCTGCGATTAAGGCGCAAAAAATGCGCCTAAGCCGACTAAATCACTCAGAACTCCTAAGTCCAAGTCTAAGTTCTAGCGCCTTTTAA